Within Thermovirga sp., the genomic segment AGTCAGTTCAGGCATGTTAAAATCAGGGTAGACAAAATCTGGTGGAGGGGGATCGTCATGTCTATAGCGGGCACTGGAGTCCTGGTCCTGGCCGCCGGCAAAGGTACGCGCATGAAGAGCGAAACTCCCAAGGTCCTTCTCGAACTGCTCAACGAACCACTTCTCTATTATCCCATGGAATCGACGGACGATCCTGGTTTCTCCGGCAGGGCTGTGGTAGTCGGTTACGGGAGCGAGGCTGTTTCCCGGTACCTGGAGAACGCCTGGCCCGGGACAGAAATGATCGTTCAACAGGAACAATTGGGCACGGGTCATGCGGTCTATACTGCCCGGGAGTGGGTATCGCGATTTGAACGGGTGATAATCATCCCGGGAGATGTACCCCTGATAGCCAAGGAAACACTGACCGGGTTGAACACCCGGAACATTGAGGCCGATGAGGATTGTACCTTCCTGGTGTTCGAGCCCACTGATCCGACGGGTTACGGCCGTGTTCTCGACACGGACAGGGGTTTCAGGATCGTCGAGGAAAAAGATGCCCTCGAGCATGAAAAGAAATGCTACAGGGTCAACAGCGGTATCTATGTCTTCAGAACGGAGTCGCTTTTGGAGCAACTGGAGAACGTCGGCAGGGAAAACTCCCAAGGGGAGTATTACCTGACCGACGTTATCCACGGCCTCGGCGAAGAGGAGAAAAAGGTGGGTATGATGACCTGCCCTGACCCGGACGAGATGGAAGGCGTCAACGATCCTCTGCAGCTGGACAGGGTATCGGGGATTTTGCGGGGGCGTATTCTCGACCGCCATATGAGAAATGGGCTCAAGTGCGTCGATTCCGGGACGGTTTGGATTGGGCCGGGTGTTGTCATCGGCGACGACGTGACGGTGGAACCCTTTGTGCAGGTGTGGGGAGCGTCAAAGATCGGTAGCCGTTCCAGGTTAGGCAGTTTCTCTATTGTCAGGGACAGCGTTTTAGGCAAGAATGTCCACCTGTTGGGTCATGTCGTGATTTGCGACAGTACGGCCGGCGATAATTCGACCCTAGGCCCCTTCACCTTCGTCAGGGATGGTTCGGTGCTGAGCGAGGGAGCTTTCGCGGGCAAGTTCGTAGAGATCAAAAAAAGCGTCATCGGCGAAAAAGCCAAGGTTCCTCACCTAACCTACATTGGCGACGCCACGGTGGGGAAAGGAAGCAACATAGGAGCCGGCACCGTAACCTGCAATTATGACGGGGAAAAGAAAAATCCGACCATCATTGGCGAAGGTTGCTTCGTTGGCAGCGATACAATGTTGGTGGCACCCGTCACGCTGGGCGACGGTTGTTACACCGCGGCCGGGTCGGTTATCACGAAGGACGTTCCCGCCGAAGGCCTGGCCATCGGAAGGGCTAGGCAGAAGAATATTGAGGGATGGGCCCGCAGAAGAAGGAAGACCGACGAGGGAGGAGAATGAAGATGGCCTCAAAATTAAGGGAACTGAAGGTTTTTTCGGGTAGCGCCCATCCAGAATTCACCAGGTCGATCTGTGAAAACCTCGGAGTCGGGGTCGCGACAGCGAATATCTTCCGCTTCTCCGACGGAGAGATCGGACTTTCCGTGGAAGAGAGCGTAAGAGGGGCCGATGTTTACGTTGTCCAGCCTACCTGCGAACTCGTCAACGAGAACCTCATGGAACTCCTGATTTTGATCGATGCCATGCGCAGGGCCTCGGCCTACCGAGTGAACGTGGTGACCCCCTACTTCGGGTATGCGAGGCAAGACCGAAAATCCAAAGCCAGGGATCCCATAACCGCCAAACTGGTGGCCAACCTGATTGAGAAGGCTGGCGCCGACCGCGTCCTGGCGGCGGATCTGC encodes:
- the glmU gene encoding bifunctional UDP-N-acetylglucosamine diphosphorylase/glucosamine-1-phosphate N-acetyltransferase GlmU, translated to MSIAGTGVLVLAAGKGTRMKSETPKVLLELLNEPLLYYPMESTDDPGFSGRAVVVGYGSEAVSRYLENAWPGTEMIVQQEQLGTGHAVYTAREWVSRFERVIIIPGDVPLIAKETLTGLNTRNIEADEDCTFLVFEPTDPTGYGRVLDTDRGFRIVEEKDALEHEKKCYRVNSGIYVFRTESLLEQLENVGRENSQGEYYLTDVIHGLGEEEKKVGMMTCPDPDEMEGVNDPLQLDRVSGILRGRILDRHMRNGLKCVDSGTVWIGPGVVIGDDVTVEPFVQVWGASKIGSRSRLGSFSIVRDSVLGKNVHLLGHVVICDSTAGDNSTLGPFTFVRDGSVLSEGAFAGKFVEIKKSVIGEKAKVPHLTYIGDATVGKGSNIGAGTVTCNYDGEKKNPTIIGEGCFVGSDTMLVAPVTLGDGCYTAAGSVITKDVPAEGLAIGRARQKNIEGWARRRRKTDEGGE